The proteins below come from a single Halomonas binhaiensis genomic window:
- a CDS encoding polyphosphate:AMP phosphotransferase, producing MSNRKQEKLRFQLLSAQLELARSEDRAVVVLVTGHAGTGKGQLINRLNRWLENRLTEVQALVPSEEDRRRPYWWRYWTRLPARGRISIFVHGWAGDALFGGAARRLGKGSFADRLKEIASFEADLRAADITLVKLWLDIDADIQGQHLAKLEADPETRWQVTEEKWQRHSQHAVIQQLGKQLRKATENEDSPWLCLDASPDHDLLTPVVEHMVAAMQGTEKATIARPVGRVPTTPAMPQLADLAGHDSAIDKAEYCERMACAQARLAELARRAVWRGIPVVVVFEGHDAAGKGGSIHRLTSALDARTYRVCSIAAPSEQEHLYPWQWRFWQHLPKDGSVTVFDRSWYGRVLVERVESLIDEPEWQLGYQQILDFEDQLLRHGTVLVKLFLAIDRDVQLKRFKARAVTPHKQHKLTEEDWRNRARWDDYQLAIDDMLAATHRSAAPWSLIDANDKRRARLAVLHEVTVKLVERLQVN from the coding sequence ATGTCCAACAGGAAACAGGAGAAGCTGCGCTTTCAACTGCTCTCGGCCCAGTTGGAGCTTGCACGTAGCGAGGACCGAGCGGTAGTGGTTCTGGTGACTGGCCATGCTGGTACCGGCAAGGGGCAGTTGATCAACCGGCTCAATCGTTGGCTGGAAAATCGCCTGACCGAAGTCCAGGCCCTGGTACCCAGTGAAGAGGACCGACGACGGCCATACTGGTGGCGCTACTGGACTCGGTTACCCGCCAGAGGACGCATTTCCATCTTCGTGCATGGATGGGCGGGCGATGCCTTGTTCGGTGGTGCTGCGCGACGTCTGGGGAAAGGGAGCTTCGCCGATCGTTTGAAGGAGATTGCCTCCTTCGAGGCTGATCTGAGGGCCGCAGACATCACGCTGGTCAAGCTGTGGTTGGATATCGACGCCGATATCCAGGGGCAGCATCTGGCCAAACTGGAGGCAGACCCGGAGACCCGCTGGCAGGTCACCGAGGAAAAATGGCAGCGCCACAGCCAGCACGCAGTGATCCAGCAGTTGGGGAAGCAGCTGCGCAAAGCCACCGAAAATGAGGATAGTCCCTGGCTATGCCTGGATGCCTCGCCTGACCATGACCTGCTGACACCGGTGGTCGAACATATGGTGGCAGCCATGCAAGGTACGGAAAAGGCAACCATTGCCCGGCCTGTCGGTCGGGTCCCTACAACGCCTGCCATGCCTCAGCTAGCCGACCTTGCCGGGCACGATAGTGCCATCGACAAGGCTGAGTATTGTGAGCGGATGGCCTGTGCTCAGGCGCGCTTGGCCGAACTGGCGCGTCGAGCCGTGTGGCGAGGCATACCGGTGGTCGTGGTATTTGAGGGTCACGATGCCGCTGGCAAGGGCGGCAGCATACATCGCCTGACTTCGGCGCTGGATGCCCGTACCTATCGGGTGTGCTCGATTGCAGCTCCTTCCGAACAGGAGCACCTCTATCCCTGGCAGTGGCGGTTCTGGCAACACCTGCCAAAGGATGGATCGGTCACAGTATTCGACCGCTCGTGGTATGGGCGGGTGCTGGTGGAGCGTGTCGAGTCGTTGATCGACGAGCCTGAGTGGCAGCTCGGTTATCAGCAAATCCTGGATTTCGAGGACCAATTGCTACGCCACGGTACCGTGCTGGTCAAGCTGTTCCTGGCCATCGACCGCGACGTACAACTGAAACGCTTCAAGGCGCGTGCCGTTACCCCTCACAAGCAGCACAAGCTGACCGAAGAGGACTGGCGCAACCGAGCTCGTTGGGATGACTATCAGTTGGCTATTGATGACATGCTTGCCGCCACTCATCGGAGCGCAGCGCCCTGGAGTCTGATTGATGCCAACGACAAGCGTCGGGCACGACTGGCGGTGCTGCATGAAGTGACGGTGAAACTCGTTGAGCGGTTGCAGGTCAACTGA
- the glyA gene encoding serine hydroxymethyltransferase: MFSRDMKIAGFDDALFDAMQKEVARQETHIELIASENYASPRVMEAQGSQLTNKYAEGYPGKRYYGGCEYVDIVEQLAIDYANELFAATYANVQPHSGSQANGAVFQALVSPGDTVLGMSLDAGGHLTHGARPNFSGKHYNAVQYGIDESGRIDYDEVARLAREHKPKMIIAGFSAYSQIIDWAKFREIADEVGAYLLVDMAHIAGLVAAGLYPTPLPHAHVVTTTTHKTLRGPRGGLILSAENDADIEKKLQSAVFPGGQGGPLEHVIAAKAVCFKEAMEPEFKEYQQQVIKNAQVMAGVFIERGYDVVSGGTEDHLFLLSLIKQGLTGKDADAALGRAHITVNKNAVPGDPQSPFVTSGLRIGTPAVTTRGFGETECRDLAGWICDLLDVMAKGEDSAAVEAEIRGKVESVCTRLPVYR, from the coding sequence ATGTTCAGTCGCGACATGAAGATTGCCGGTTTCGATGACGCCCTGTTCGATGCAATGCAGAAGGAAGTTGCTCGTCAGGAAACGCATATCGAGCTGATCGCTTCCGAAAACTATGCCAGCCCCCGTGTCATGGAGGCTCAGGGTAGCCAGCTCACCAACAAGTATGCGGAAGGTTATCCGGGCAAGCGCTACTACGGTGGTTGCGAATACGTTGATATCGTTGAGCAGCTGGCCATCGATTACGCCAATGAACTGTTCGCTGCAACATACGCCAATGTTCAGCCTCATTCCGGCTCCCAGGCCAACGGTGCTGTCTTCCAGGCCTTGGTCAGTCCTGGCGATACCGTGCTCGGCATGAGCCTGGATGCAGGTGGCCACCTGACTCACGGCGCTCGTCCGAACTTTTCCGGCAAGCACTACAATGCCGTTCAGTACGGTATCGATGAAAGCGGCCGCATCGACTATGACGAAGTTGCCCGTCTGGCCCGTGAGCACAAGCCGAAGATGATCATTGCAGGTTTCTCTGCATACTCGCAGATCATAGACTGGGCCAAGTTCCGTGAGATCGCCGATGAAGTCGGTGCTTATCTGCTGGTCGACATGGCTCACATCGCCGGTCTGGTTGCTGCTGGTCTGTATCCGACGCCGCTGCCCCATGCTCATGTCGTTACCACCACCACTCACAAGACTCTGCGTGGCCCGCGTGGTGGCCTGATCCTGTCTGCCGAAAACGATGCCGACATCGAGAAGAAGCTGCAGTCCGCGGTCTTCCCCGGTGGTCAGGGCGGCCCCCTGGAGCATGTCATCGCCGCCAAGGCTGTGTGCTTCAAGGAAGCCATGGAGCCTGAGTTCAAGGAATACCAGCAGCAGGTCATCAAGAACGCCCAGGTCATGGCGGGTGTGTTCATCGAACGTGGCTACGACGTGGTTTCCGGTGGCACAGAAGATCACCTTTTCCTGCTGTCGCTGATCAAGCAAGGCCTGACCGGCAAGGATGCAGATGCCGCTCTGGGTCGTGCCCACATCACCGTGAACAAGAATGCCGTACCTGGTGATCCCCAGAGCCCCTTCGTCACCTCCGGGCTGCGTATCGGTACTCCGGCAGTGACCACGCGTGGCTTCGGCGAAACAGAATGTCGTGACCTGGCAGGCTGGATCTGCGACCTGCTGGACGTCATGGCCAAGGGCGAGGATAGCGCTGCTGTTGAAGCGGAGATTCGGGGTAAGGTTGAGTCTGTGTGTACTCGCCTGCCGGTCTATCGCTAA
- a CDS encoding HAD-IIB family hydrolase produces MSGVFPQLRPGSRPRLVFTDLDGSLLDHHSYDWSPAAPWLGALKEAGVAVIPVTSKTRSELMSLRQTLGLSHTPFIAENGGVVALPPAWCHAKREVVSGADGLVVKNLAVDIGLIRQRVMVWRERLGADFITMSEMSVSEVSAWTGLNEQSARLARLREGSEPLVWRDTEDKLTRFAEGLAGDGLHMTRGGRFWHVTGDIDKGRAVSWLCSRFEALRGTAPETLALGDGPNDIAMLEAVEAAVIIRGQHGLDIALGQAGSGFPPRLYRTQASGPEGWAEGLSYFWGEEGKA; encoded by the coding sequence ATGTCAGGTGTCTTTCCCCAGCTTCGCCCCGGATCACGACCACGCCTGGTCTTTACTGACCTGGATGGCTCGTTGCTTGATCACCACAGCTATGACTGGTCGCCTGCGGCGCCTTGGCTCGGGGCGTTGAAGGAGGCGGGTGTCGCGGTCATTCCCGTGACCAGCAAGACACGTAGCGAGTTGATGTCTCTGCGCCAAACTCTGGGACTGAGCCATACCCCTTTCATTGCCGAGAATGGTGGCGTTGTTGCGCTGCCTCCGGCCTGGTGCCATGCCAAGCGGGAAGTCGTGTCGGGAGCTGATGGTCTGGTGGTCAAGAACCTGGCCGTAGACATCGGCCTGATCCGCCAGCGGGTGATGGTATGGCGTGAGCGGTTGGGTGCCGACTTCATCACCATGAGCGAGATGTCGGTAAGCGAGGTGTCAGCCTGGACCGGCCTGAATGAGCAGAGCGCGCGCCTGGCCCGGCTTCGCGAAGGTAGTGAGCCGTTGGTGTGGCGGGACACGGAAGACAAGCTGACTCGTTTTGCCGAGGGGCTTGCCGGTGATGGTCTGCACATGACTCGCGGTGGTCGCTTCTGGCATGTCACCGGCGATATCGACAAGGGTCGAGCGGTGAGCTGGCTATGCAGCCGTTTCGAAGCACTGCGTGGCACGGCACCGGAAACCCTGGCATTGGGCGATGGGCCAAATGACATTGCCATGCTCGAAGCCGTCGAGGCCGCTGTGATCATCCGTGGGCAGCATGGCCTGGATATTGCGCTTGGTCAGGCAGGCTCCGGCTTTCCTCCACGTCTGTACCGTACACAAGCCTCTGGGCCCGAGGGTTGGGCCGAGGGGCTTTCCTATTTCTGGGGTGAGGAGGGCAAGGCATGA
- a CDS encoding glycosyl transferase, with protein sequence MSDFHQNGIITDFHNLTRRSVEELEADLCRFARRRPLGLILPSLFSELEGHALSAIVDELAKVPYLAEIVIGLDQADRDQFLFARDFFSRLPQHHRILWNDGPRLRALDAELEEKGLSPQQPGKGRNVWYCSGYVQASHRTVAVALHDCDILTYDRGLLARLIYPVAHPRFNYAFCKGYYPRIAEGKLNGRVSRLMVTPLLRALKMIHGPLPYLDYLDCYRYPLSGEFSMRTEVLDGIRIPADWGLEIGVLSEVHRDHSTNRLCQVDIADHYDHKHQPVSADNATTGLNRMSLDIAKALYRKLATQGVQFSAEGFRTLKATYYRLALDLIETYDHDAVMNGLSLDRHAEEQAVELFADNLMAAGNAFLENPREKPFIPSWNRVRAALPDLPECLYAAVEEDNEGKV encoded by the coding sequence ATGAGCGATTTTCACCAGAACGGCATCATTACCGACTTTCATAACCTGACGCGGCGTTCTGTCGAGGAGCTGGAAGCTGATCTGTGTCGCTTTGCTCGTCGGCGTCCCCTGGGGTTGATCCTGCCGTCACTGTTTTCGGAGCTGGAGGGGCATGCTTTATCCGCCATCGTTGACGAACTGGCTAAAGTGCCTTATCTGGCCGAGATCGTGATTGGCCTCGATCAGGCCGACCGTGACCAGTTTCTGTTTGCGCGTGATTTCTTTTCCCGCCTGCCGCAGCACCATCGTATTCTGTGGAACGATGGTCCGCGTCTGCGTGCACTGGATGCCGAGCTGGAAGAAAAGGGGCTGTCTCCCCAGCAACCGGGCAAGGGTAGGAACGTCTGGTACTGTTCAGGCTATGTGCAGGCCTCGCATCGCACGGTAGCGGTGGCGCTGCATGACTGCGATATCCTCACCTACGATCGTGGCCTGCTGGCACGCTTGATCTATCCAGTCGCTCATCCGCGTTTCAACTATGCCTTCTGCAAGGGGTATTACCCGCGTATTGCGGAGGGCAAACTCAACGGCAGGGTGTCGAGATTGATGGTCACGCCTCTGCTGCGGGCGCTGAAGATGATCCACGGCCCATTGCCTTATCTCGATTATCTGGATTGCTATCGCTACCCGTTGTCAGGAGAGTTCTCGATGCGCACGGAAGTGCTTGATGGCATTCGTATCCCGGCGGATTGGGGGCTGGAGATTGGTGTGTTGTCGGAGGTGCATCGTGATCATTCCACCAATCGCTTGTGCCAGGTGGATATCGCCGATCACTATGATCACAAGCACCAGCCAGTGTCTGCCGACAATGCCACCACCGGGCTCAATCGCATGAGTCTGGATATCGCCAAGGCGCTCTATCGAAAGCTGGCAACCCAGGGCGTGCAATTCTCTGCCGAAGGCTTTCGTACGCTCAAGGCGACCTATTATCGCCTGGCCCTGGATCTGATCGAAACCTATGACCACGATGCCGTCATGAATGGCCTGAGCCTCGATCGGCACGCCGAGGAGCAGGCGGTGGAACTGTTTGCCGACAACCTGATGGCCGCAGGCAACGCCTTTCTGGAAAATCCCAGGGAGAAACCCTTCATCCCCAGCTGGAACCGGGTTCGGGCAGCTCTCCCAGACCTGCCCGAATGCCTTTATGCCGCTGTCGAGGAAGACAATGAAGGCAAGGTGTGA